One Aerococcus urinaeequi DNA segment encodes these proteins:
- a CDS encoding endonuclease/exonuclease/phosphatase family protein, protein MKLLTLNTHSYGEDDQDQKLAFIAQSIAEWDIDVVGLQEVNQKIIGHRVDVKNIVNFVPMDGQVNVKEDNFAMRLVALLAELGKTYYWSWAMTHIAHDTMQEGVAILSKYPIDSVTSYNVSKSHNWYDYKTRRILTAKITKPNGESFMAVSGHFSWWHGKNNEEFHYEWQETEKYLTRTKLPIYFMGDFNNPAGTDGYDYMVSTAIPITDSYTIAEETVGGPTVLKEIGGWTGLKEQIRIDYIFVPKDVKVKTSEVVFDGDRQQAVSDHSGVRVETID, encoded by the coding sequence TTGAAACTGTTAACATTAAATACTCATTCTTATGGTGAAGATGATCAAGATCAAAAATTAGCTTTTATTGCGCAATCGATTGCTGAGTGGGATATCGATGTAGTGGGCTTACAAGAAGTTAATCAGAAAATTATTGGACATCGAGTAGACGTTAAAAATATTGTGAACTTTGTCCCTATGGATGGGCAAGTGAACGTTAAAGAAGATAATTTTGCCATGCGTTTAGTAGCATTATTAGCGGAATTAGGTAAAACCTACTATTGGTCGTGGGCTATGACTCATATAGCGCATGACACAATGCAAGAGGGTGTAGCGATTTTATCAAAATACCCGATTGATAGCGTCACTAGCTATAACGTGTCAAAAAGTCATAATTGGTATGACTATAAAACACGTCGTATTCTTACGGCTAAGATCACTAAACCAAATGGCGAAAGCTTTATGGCGGTTTCTGGTCACTTCTCATGGTGGCACGGGAAAAATAATGAAGAATTTCATTATGAATGGCAAGAAACTGAAAAATACCTAACTAGAACTAAGTTACCAATTTATTTTATGGGTGATTTTAATAATCCTGCCGGTACAGATGGTTATGACTACATGGTGTCAACGGCTATTCCTATTACAGACTCATATACGATTGCAGAAGAAACTGTCGGTGGACCGACAGTATTGAAAGAAATCGGTGGCTGGACTGGGCTTAAAGAACAAATTCGAATCGACTACATTTTTGTACCAAAAGATGTAAAAGTGAAGACCTCTGAAGTTGTTTTTGATGGCGACCGTCAGCAAGCCGTATCAGACCACTCAGGTGTACGAGTAGAAACGATTGACTAG
- a CDS encoding MurR/RpiR family transcriptional regulator, with the protein MRPIENIYNNFYSKLTENEIYIFDYIMKHSQKVRKMSITELATILAVSKSTISRFTQKIGFSGYAEFKFYLNNEADNQRHDSEIDPMGQLAADTQDTFKMFSNMQVEPIVESVFDADNVFLYGTGWAQKNALNDFRRSILLNNKFSIDISAPLELKIASASIKPGDVLIVASFSGNVALIERELKIFKSKGAILIAVSEMHTSLLASLADYTIYFKTTRFDYKDEAFASMLPIHQATNLLAIAYFEYVRKQERLQKENEERDL; encoded by the coding sequence ATGAGACCAATAGAAAATATCTATAACAACTTTTACAGTAAGTTAACTGAAAATGAAATTTATATTTTTGACTATATCATGAAGCATAGTCAGAAAGTTAGGAAGATGTCTATCACTGAATTAGCAACGATTTTGGCCGTTTCCAAATCGACGATTTCCCGTTTTACCCAAAAAATTGGCTTTTCAGGTTATGCGGAATTCAAGTTTTACCTCAACAATGAAGCAGATAATCAACGGCATGATAGTGAAATTGATCCAATGGGGCAGTTAGCAGCCGATACCCAAGATACCTTTAAGATGTTCAGTAATATGCAGGTTGAACCCATTGTTGAAAGTGTTTTCGATGCGGATAATGTCTTCTTATACGGGACTGGATGGGCGCAAAAGAACGCTTTAAACGATTTTAGAAGAAGTATTTTATTGAACAATAAATTTTCTATCGATATTTCAGCACCTTTGGAGCTAAAAATTGCGAGTGCATCTATTAAACCTGGAGATGTGCTGATTGTGGCGTCTTTTAGCGGCAATGTGGCATTGATTGAACGAGAATTGAAAATCTTTAAGAGTAAAGGGGCCATCCTGATTGCGGTGAGTGAAATGCATACCAGTTTATTAGCTAGCTTAGCCGATTATACAATCTATTTTAAAACAACACGCTTTGATTATAAGGATGAAGCCTTTGCATCTATGTTACCTATCCACCAAGCCACCAACTTATTAGCAATCGCCTATTTTGAATATGTGCGAAAACAAGAACGATTACAGAAAGAAAATGAGGAGCGTGACCTATGA
- a CDS encoding 6-phospho-alpha-glucosidase, translating into MTLKKQSILVAGGGSTFTPGIIMMLLDNLDTFPIRQIKFYDNDGDRQKQIADACEIILNERAPEIEFVATTDPATAFTDIDFVMAHIRVGKYAMREQDEKIPLKYGVIGQETCGPGGISYGMRSIGGVLELIDYMEEYSPDAWMLNYSNPAAIVAEATRKLRPNSRIINICDMPVGIEYRMADILGLKSRKDFVVRYYGLNHFGWWTDIRDHEGNDLMPKLKEWVHEHGYVTPEELADASEEEVEESWMHTYEKAKEVSWLDEDTLPNTYLKYYLYPQDEVAVANPDYTRANEVMDHREKQVFSECNQVVNYGSGAKTTLKADDHASYIVDLARALAYNTRERMLLIVPNKGSIVNFDPTAMVEIPCIITSNGPEPLVMGEIPRFQKGLMEQQVAVEKLVVEAWSEGSYQKLWQAITLSRTVPNARVAKQILDDLIEANTSYWPELT; encoded by the coding sequence ATGACATTAAAGAAACAATCGATTCTTGTAGCAGGTGGGGGTTCAACTTTCACACCAGGTATCATCATGATGTTACTGGATAATTTAGATACTTTCCCAATCCGTCAAATTAAATTCTACGATAACGATGGGGACCGACAAAAACAAATTGCCGATGCCTGTGAAATTATCTTAAATGAACGCGCACCAGAAATTGAATTCGTAGCGACAACTGATCCAGCTACAGCCTTTACAGACATTGATTTCGTGATGGCCCACATTCGTGTCGGTAAATATGCCATGCGTGAACAAGATGAAAAAATTCCATTAAAATATGGGGTAATTGGCCAAGAAACATGTGGACCAGGCGGTATATCTTACGGTATGCGTTCAATCGGTGGCGTACTGGAATTGATTGATTATATGGAAGAATACTCTCCAGATGCTTGGATGTTAAACTACTCTAATCCAGCAGCAATCGTAGCAGAAGCGACTAGAAAATTACGTCCGAATAGCCGTATTATCAACATTTGTGATATGCCTGTAGGAATTGAATACCGGATGGCGGATATTTTAGGACTTAAATCTCGTAAAGACTTCGTCGTTCGCTATTATGGACTAAACCACTTTGGTTGGTGGACAGATATCCGTGACCACGAAGGTAACGATTTAATGCCCAAATTAAAAGAGTGGGTTCATGAACATGGTTATGTAACGCCAGAAGAATTGGCTGATGCTTCTGAAGAGGAAGTGGAAGAAAGTTGGATGCATACCTATGAAAAAGCAAAGGAAGTGTCTTGGCTGGATGAAGATACCCTGCCAAATACCTATCTAAAATACTACCTATACCCTCAAGATGAAGTAGCAGTAGCTAATCCAGATTATACGCGGGCCAATGAAGTAATGGACCACCGTGAGAAACAAGTATTCTCAGAATGTAACCAAGTAGTGAATTATGGTTCAGGTGCCAAAACAACATTGAAAGCAGATGACCACGCTTCTTATATTGTCGATTTAGCGAGAGCCTTGGCTTATAACACGCGTGAAAGAATGTTGTTGATTGTGCCAAACAAAGGATCAATCGTGAACTTTGATCCAACAGCCATGGTAGAAATCCCATGTATCATTACATCAAACGGACCTGAACCATTGGTAATGGGCGAAATTCCACGCTTCCAAAAAGGTTTAATGGAGCAACAAGTGGCCGTTGAAAAATTAGTGGTTGAAGCTTGGAGCGAAGGTTCTTATCAAAAATTATGGCAAGCTATTACCTTATCAAGAACCGTGCCAAATGCACGCGTAGCCAAACAAATTCTGGATGATTTAATTGAGGCAAACACATCATATTGGCCTGAGTTAACTTAA
- a CDS encoding alpha-glucoside-specific PTS transporter subunit IIBC translates to MMAKLQRFGGAMFVPVLLFSFAGIVLSFSILFQNELIMGGIAAEGSLWRNVWSVLESGGWTVFNQIELLFVIGLPIGLATKAAGRASLESFIVYMTFQSFLAKILEIWGTNFGVDYTAEPGGVSGLKLIGSVKTLDTNIIGAILVAAVVVWLHNRYFDTKLPDWLGVFQGSTFVYILGFFTMLPLAFITAWGWPAIQGGIATLQGWLASSGAFGVFVYVFLERILIPTGLHHFIYQPFTYGPAVIEGGIERAWLDQLNVIASNPAPLREQFPEGAFGLHNMSKIFAPIGISAAFYATAKKEKRQEVLSLLLPTAFTAIMAGITEPFEFTFLFIAPQLFFIHSLLAASLGTTMYLFGLAGDLGSGLISVVSKFIIPMWSNHFGAIVTWLVIGLIFSAIYFVVFSLIINKFDLKTPGREDDEEEVKMYSKQDYKDKKKQEAAGFDPNDTSNDPSESKASDKAMSSYAEEAANDPSRGRFAVTASNYVDLLGGPENITDVNNCASRLRLTVKDPDILASDKQFKENGAHGVVRKGQAIQVIVGLDVPQVRDEVDVEIAKRTGKAKK, encoded by the coding sequence ATGATGGCGAAATTGCAACGGTTTGGGGGCGCAATGTTTGTGCCGGTGCTGTTATTCTCGTTCGCGGGTATTGTATTATCCTTTTCGATTCTTTTCCAAAATGAATTGATCATGGGTGGTATCGCAGCTGAAGGGAGTTTATGGCGTAACGTTTGGTCAGTATTAGAGTCTGGTGGGTGGACAGTATTTAATCAAATTGAACTATTATTTGTGATTGGTCTCCCAATTGGGTTAGCTACTAAAGCAGCTGGTAGAGCAAGTTTAGAGTCATTTATTGTTTACATGACTTTTCAAAGTTTCCTGGCTAAAATTCTTGAAATTTGGGGGACGAACTTTGGGGTAGATTATACCGCAGAACCAGGTGGTGTCAGTGGGTTAAAACTGATCGGTAGTGTAAAAACATTGGACACTAATATTATAGGTGCCATTCTTGTCGCTGCCGTTGTTGTATGGTTACATAACCGGTACTTTGATACGAAATTACCAGACTGGTTAGGGGTTTTCCAAGGATCAACATTTGTTTATATTCTTGGATTCTTTACTATGTTACCTCTAGCATTTATTACAGCTTGGGGTTGGCCAGCAATTCAAGGTGGTATTGCAACCTTACAAGGTTGGTTAGCAAGTTCTGGTGCCTTTGGAGTATTCGTATACGTATTCTTAGAACGTATTTTAATTCCTACAGGGTTACATCACTTTATCTATCAACCATTTACCTATGGGCCAGCCGTAATTGAGGGCGGGATTGAACGTGCTTGGTTAGACCAATTAAATGTGATTGCTTCAAATCCAGCCCCATTACGTGAACAATTCCCAGAAGGTGCTTTTGGTCTGCATAATATGTCAAAAATTTTCGCACCGATTGGTATTTCGGCAGCTTTCTATGCAACTGCGAAAAAAGAAAAACGTCAAGAAGTATTGTCATTATTATTACCAACAGCTTTCACGGCGATTATGGCAGGGATTACAGAACCATTTGAATTTACCTTCCTATTTATCGCCCCACAACTATTCTTTATCCATTCCTTACTTGCAGCCTCACTAGGAACAACCATGTACCTATTTGGACTGGCAGGAGACTTAGGATCAGGTTTAATCTCAGTTGTTTCTAAATTTATTATCCCAATGTGGTCTAATCATTTTGGGGCAATTGTGACTTGGCTAGTGATTGGTTTAATCTTCTCAGCTATCTACTTTGTAGTCTTTAGCTTGATTATTAACAAATTTGATTTGAAGACACCGGGTCGTGAAGATGATGAAGAAGAAGTGAAAATGTATTCTAAACAAGACTATAAAGACAAGAAAAAACAAGAAGCAGCTGGTTTTGATCCAAATGATACTAGCAATGATCCTTCAGAATCTAAAGCTAGCGATAAAGCTATGTCAAGTTATGCAGAAGAAGCAGCTAATGATCCAAGTCGCGGTCGTTTTGCGGTTACAGCATCTAACTATGTAGATTTATTAGGTGGTCCAGAAAATATTACTGACGTTAATAACTGTGCTTCGAGATTAAGATTAACAGTTAAAGACCCAGATATATTAGCTAGTGACAAACAGTTTAAAGAAAATGGTGCTCACGGGGTAGTCCGTAAGGGGCAAGCGATTCAAGTTATCGTTGGACTAGATGTTCCACAAGTTCGTGATGAAGTAGATGTGGAAATTGCTAAGCGGACAGGTAAAGCGAAAAAATAA
- a CDS encoding tRNA dihydrouridine synthase, producing the protein MEDVTDTVFRHVVQKAAKPDVYFTEFTNSESYVHPKGRDSLNSRLLFTEDEKPIVAHIWGDNPDHFAAMAKGMNEMGYAGLDINMGCPAPNVFKHGRGSGLILRPDVAVELIQAAKEGGLPVSVKTRLGHQDTEEYKEWLSLLLKQDIANLSIHLRTKTEMSKVDAHWELIPEIKKLRDEIAPQTLLTINGDIPNRQVGQELVDKYGVDGVMIGRGIFHNPFAFEEEARDHTPKELLDLFRYHLDLFDENAAKDGRPYKPLRRFFKIYIRSFRGANDLRIGLMETESTEEARALLDEFEEKYLAEA; encoded by the coding sequence ATGGAAGATGTAACAGATACTGTTTTTCGTCATGTAGTTCAAAAAGCAGCTAAACCAGATGTTTATTTTACTGAATTTACCAATTCAGAGTCATATGTACATCCAAAAGGTCGCGATTCATTAAATTCACGATTACTATTTACAGAAGATGAAAAACCTATCGTAGCGCATATCTGGGGAGACAATCCTGATCACTTTGCGGCTATGGCTAAAGGGATGAACGAAATGGGCTATGCTGGTTTAGATATTAACATGGGATGCCCAGCCCCTAACGTTTTTAAACACGGTCGAGGATCAGGGTTAATCCTCCGTCCAGATGTAGCGGTTGAATTAATTCAAGCTGCCAAAGAGGGCGGCCTACCCGTTTCAGTGAAAACAAGACTTGGCCACCAAGACACGGAAGAATATAAAGAATGGCTTAGTCTGTTGTTAAAGCAAGATATTGCCAATTTATCGATTCATTTACGGACCAAGACTGAAATGTCTAAAGTAGACGCTCACTGGGAATTGATTCCAGAAATCAAAAAACTACGTGACGAAATCGCACCACAAACCTTATTAACCATTAACGGTGATATTCCAAACCGTCAAGTCGGTCAAGAATTAGTGGATAAATACGGTGTTGACGGCGTTATGATTGGTCGTGGGATTTTCCATAATCCGTTCGCCTTTGAAGAAGAAGCACGTGACCACACGCCAAAAGAATTGTTAGACCTATTCAGATACCACCTAGATTTATTCGACGAGAATGCTGCCAAAGACGGTCGTCCATATAAACCATTACGTCGTTTCTTTAAAATCTACATCCGCTCATTCCGTGGTGCCAATGATTTGCGAATTGGTCTAATGGAAACTGAATCAACGGAAGAAGCACGCGCATTGCTAGATGAATTTGAAGAGAAATACTTAGCAGAAGCATAG
- a CDS encoding glycerol dehydrogenase — protein sequence MVRVFASPAHYVQGKNILTSQVAVDYIQKLGDKALLLADDVVWEIVGETLTDSLTAAGMTIIREPFQGEASTAEIDRVTKIGQNNDVNLVLALGGGKAIDAGKAIADDLKSPVAILPTVASTDAPTSALSVIYSEEGAFEKYRFYKKNPDLVLLDSQIIAQAPARFFASGIADALATAVEMRPTMTGNHDTMAGGKTTLAAQAIGDKSKEVLFADGIKAFKAVEKQAVTSAVENVIEANTLLSGLGFESGGLAAAHAIHNGFTALEGDIHHLTHGEKVAYGTLTQLFMENRPTEEIDAYIDLYQALNLPTTLKELHLDPEDRDALIRVGEQATIEGETIHNMPYIVTAEDVADALIAVDAYVTGR from the coding sequence ATGGTTAGGGTATTTGCAAGTCCGGCACATTATGTTCAAGGTAAAAATATTTTAACAAGTCAAGTAGCTGTAGACTACATTCAAAAGTTAGGTGATAAGGCCTTACTGCTAGCAGATGATGTTGTTTGGGAAATTGTTGGGGAAACCCTAACTGACTCATTGACAGCAGCTGGCATGACCATTATCCGTGAGCCCTTCCAAGGTGAAGCTTCTACTGCAGAGATTGATCGCGTGACAAAAATTGGCCAAAATAATGATGTAAATCTTGTTTTAGCACTAGGTGGCGGGAAAGCTATTGATGCAGGGAAAGCCATTGCAGATGACCTAAAGTCACCAGTAGCTATTTTACCAACAGTTGCTTCTACAGATGCACCAACTTCTGCGCTATCTGTTATTTACTCTGAGGAAGGCGCCTTTGAGAAATACCGATTCTACAAGAAGAATCCCGATCTAGTCCTATTAGATAGTCAAATTATTGCGCAAGCACCAGCTCGTTTCTTCGCTTCAGGAATCGCTGATGCACTGGCAACTGCAGTTGAAATGCGCCCAACGATGACCGGTAACCACGATACCATGGCTGGTGGGAAAACAACTTTAGCTGCTCAAGCAATTGGAGATAAGAGTAAGGAAGTCTTATTCGCTGACGGGATTAAAGCCTTTAAAGCCGTTGAAAAACAGGCAGTCACATCAGCAGTTGAGAATGTTATTGAAGCCAACACACTTCTTAGTGGACTTGGTTTTGAATCTGGTGGTCTTGCAGCTGCCCACGCTATCCATAATGGTTTCACAGCTTTAGAAGGTGACATTCATCACCTAACCCACGGTGAAAAAGTTGCTTATGGTACGCTAACACAACTCTTTATGGAAAATCGTCCAACTGAAGAGATTGATGCTTACATCGACCTGTATCAAGCTTTAAACTTACCTACTACCCTAAAAGAATTACACTTGGATCCTGAAGACCGTGACGCCTTGATTCGCGTGGGGGAACAGGCCACAATTGAAGGGGAAACAATTCACAACATGCCATATATCGTCACAGCTGAAGACGTTGCTGATGCCTTGATTGCTGTAGATGCATACGTAACTGGCCGCTAA
- a CDS encoding alpha/beta hydrolase, whose protein sequence is MFEQFAFYFPFKDVDKQIHLYLPDRLSESKERYPVLYMFDGHNLFFDEMATYGRSWDLLDFLGTYNKELIVVGIECSHEDGERLREYCPYSVDTAHFGQIDGYGDHFMDWLVNDLKPFIDDNYPTISGREGTAIAGSSMGGLMAYYGGVVHNETFSKAAALSPAFGFCFDELVAELARQSIDQDTRLYLSFGDQEVNEGRLDQASYLEQAFLDRGGETYMHLEAGGDHSEATWAAQNHLYMDFLWH, encoded by the coding sequence ATGTTTGAACAATTTGCTTTTTATTTTCCATTTAAGGATGTGGATAAACAAATCCACTTGTATTTACCAGATCGTCTATCAGAAAGTAAAGAACGCTATCCTGTTCTTTACATGTTTGATGGGCATAACTTATTCTTTGATGAGATGGCGACTTATGGAAGGTCTTGGGATTTATTGGATTTTCTGGGTACCTACAATAAAGAGCTGATTGTTGTAGGGATTGAGTGCAGCCATGAAGACGGTGAGCGTCTCCGTGAATATTGTCCCTATTCAGTAGATACAGCGCATTTTGGTCAAATTGATGGTTATGGCGATCATTTTATGGATTGGCTAGTTAATGACCTAAAACCATTTATTGATGATAACTATCCAACCATTTCGGGGCGTGAGGGCACAGCAATTGCTGGTTCTTCTATGGGTGGCTTGATGGCTTATTATGGTGGAGTTGTTCATAATGAGACTTTTTCTAAAGCTGCCGCATTATCACCAGCTTTTGGTTTTTGTTTTGATGAATTAGTGGCTGAATTGGCACGCCAATCTATCGACCAAGATACCCGATTATACTTGTCCTTTGGTGACCAAGAAGTTAATGAAGGTCGCTTAGATCAAGCTAGTTATCTTGAGCAAGCATTCTTAGATCGTGGTGGTGAAACTTATATGCATTTAGAAGCAGGTGGTGACCACTCAGAAGCTACATGGGCAGCACAAAACCACCTATACATGGACTTCTTATGGCATTAA